From one Flavobacterium sp. N502536 genomic stretch:
- a CDS encoding succinate dehydrogenase cytochrome b subunit: MAQSALLNASILKKVAMALSGIFLITFLALHVSLNFISIISEDVFNEASHFMGYNPLIQYVMQPVLAIGVIFHFVMGFVLTAQNSAARPIAYAKYNGAANASWTSRNMIISGLVILAFLGLHFYDFWFPEVTYKYIVGTAPDATRYYGELVHKFHDPIRTGIYCVSFVLLGFHLWHGFSSSLQSVGMHNKYSRFLSKVGYGFAVVVPALFVIIALFHHFNN; encoded by the coding sequence ATGGCACAATCTGCACTATTGAATGCTTCCATCTTAAAGAAAGTGGCTATGGCTCTTTCGGGAATATTCTTAATCACGTTTTTAGCGCTGCATGTTTCCTTAAATTTTATTTCTATTATTAGTGAAGACGTTTTTAACGAAGCTTCTCACTTTATGGGATACAATCCGCTGATTCAATATGTAATGCAACCTGTTTTGGCAATCGGAGTAATTTTCCATTTCGTAATGGGATTTGTATTGACTGCTCAAAATAGCGCGGCAAGACCAATTGCTTATGCAAAATACAACGGAGCGGCTAATGCTTCATGGACTTCTAGAAATATGATTATTTCTGGGTTGGTTATTTTGGCTTTCTTAGGATTGCATTTCTATGATTTTTGGTTTCCTGAAGTTACTTACAAATATATTGTAGGTACAGCACCAGACGCAACAAGATATTATGGAGAGTTAGTGCATAAGTTTCATGACCCAATTCGTACAGGTATTTATTGTGTATCATTTGTGTTGTTAGGGTTTCACCTTTGGCACGGATTCAGTTCATCTCTTCAATCTGTAGGGATGCACAATAAGTATTCCCGATTCTTAAGTAAAGTTGGTTACGGATTTGCGGTTGTAGTACCGGCACTTTTCGTTATCATCGCATTATTTCATCATTTCAATAATTAA
- a CDS encoding fumarate reductase/succinate dehydrogenase flavoprotein subunit, which produces MALDSKIPNGPISDKWTNYKDHINLVNPANKRNLDIIIVGTGLAGGSAAATLAELGYNVKAFCFQDSPRRAHSIAAQGGINAAKNYKGDGDSVYRLFYDTVKGGDYRAREANVHRLAEVSANIIDQCVAQGVPLAREYGGLLDNRSFGGTLVSRTFYAQGQTGQQLLLGAYSAMNRQIGRGKVKMYNRHEMLDIVIVNGKARGIIARNLITGEIERHSAHAVVVGSGGYGNVFFLSTNAMGSNATAAWKIHKKGAFFANPCYTQIHPTCIPVSGDHQSKLTLMSESLRNDGRIWVPAKLEDAKAIREGKKKATDLTEAERDYFLERRYPAFGNLVPRDVASRAAKERCDAGFGVNKTGEAVYLDFAAAIQRYGTEDAYVKGLDDKDAALVTKLGAAIVKSKYGNLFQMYYKIVDEDPYTTPMMIYPAVHYTMGGTWVDYNLMTTIPGCFSIGESNFSDHGANRLGASALMQGLADGYFVLPYTIGDYLAPDIKMGEISTELPEFLEAEKAVKDQIDRFINNKGTHSVDYFHKKLGKIMWDKVGMARNAKGLAEAIEEIAALREEFYKDVKVPGSANEFNQELEKATRVADFLELGELFAKDALHRNESCGGHFREEYQTEEGEALRDDENFAYVAAWEYKGKPSDAVLHKEPLIYENIKLVQRSYK; this is translated from the coding sequence ATGGCATTAGATTCAAAAATTCCAAATGGTCCAATATCGGACAAATGGACAAATTATAAAGATCATATTAATTTAGTAAACCCTGCTAACAAACGTAATTTAGATATTATTATCGTTGGTACAGGTTTGGCTGGAGGTTCTGCTGCGGCTACTTTGGCTGAGTTAGGATATAACGTAAAAGCTTTCTGCTTTCAGGATTCACCACGTCGTGCGCACTCTATTGCAGCACAAGGGGGAATCAATGCAGCAAAAAATTATAAAGGTGACGGTGACTCGGTTTACAGATTGTTTTATGATACTGTAAAAGGAGGTGACTACCGTGCACGTGAGGCAAACGTTCACCGTTTGGCTGAAGTTTCTGCTAATATTATTGACCAGTGTGTGGCTCAAGGGGTGCCATTGGCTCGTGAATATGGTGGATTATTGGACAACCGTTCTTTTGGAGGAACATTGGTTTCCCGTACTTTTTACGCACAAGGACAAACCGGACAACAATTATTGTTAGGAGCTTATTCTGCAATGAACCGTCAGATTGGTCGTGGAAAAGTAAAAATGTACAACCGTCACGAAATGCTTGATATTGTTATCGTGAACGGAAAAGCGAGAGGTATTATCGCTCGTAACTTAATTACAGGAGAAATTGAAAGACACTCTGCTCACGCGGTAGTAGTAGGTTCAGGAGGATACGGAAACGTATTTTTCTTATCTACAAATGCTATGGGAAGTAACGCAACGGCAGCTTGGAAAATACATAAAAAAGGAGCGTTTTTCGCGAATCCTTGTTACACACAAATTCACCCAACTTGTATTCCGGTTTCAGGAGATCACCAGTCTAAATTGACTTTGATGTCGGAATCGTTACGTAATGACGGTCGTATTTGGGTTCCTGCAAAACTAGAAGATGCGAAAGCAATTCGTGAAGGAAAGAAAAAAGCAACTGATTTAACGGAAGCAGAAAGAGATTATTTCTTAGAAAGAAGATATCCTGCTTTTGGTAACTTAGTACCTCGTGACGTGGCATCTCGTGCTGCAAAAGAAAGATGTGATGCTGGTTTTGGAGTTAATAAAACCGGAGAAGCAGTTTACCTGGATTTCGCAGCAGCAATTCAACGTTACGGAACAGAAGATGCTTATGTAAAAGGTTTAGATGATAAAGACGCTGCTTTGGTAACTAAATTAGGAGCTGCGATCGTGAAAAGTAAATACGGAAACTTATTCCAGATGTACTATAAAATCGTTGATGAGGATCCTTATACAACGCCAATGATGATTTATCCTGCGGTTCACTACACTATGGGTGGAACATGGGTTGATTATAACTTAATGACTACAATTCCGGGATGTTTCTCAATTGGAGAATCTAACTTCTCTGATCACGGAGCAAACAGACTTGGAGCTTCGGCTTTGATGCAAGGTTTAGCTGATGGATATTTCGTATTACCTTATACTATTGGAGATTATTTAGCTCCGGATATTAAAATGGGTGAAATTTCTACAGAGTTACCAGAATTCTTAGAAGCAGAAAAAGCAGTAAAAGATCAAATCGACAGATTTATCAATAATAAAGGAACTCATTCTGTAGATTATTTCCATAAGAAATTAGGAAAAATCATGTGGGATAAAGTTGGTATGGCTCGTAATGCTAAAGGTTTAGCTGAGGCTATCGAAGAAATTGCTGCTTTACGTGAAGAGTTTTATAAAGATGTAAAAGTGCCGGGAAGCGCTAACGAATTTAATCAGGAATTAGAGAAAGCGACACGTGTTGCCGATTTCTTAGAATTAGGAGAATTGTTCGCGAAAGATGCTTTACACCGTAACGAATCTTGTGGAGGTCACTTCCGTGAGGAGTATCAAACAGAAGAGGGAGAAGCACTTCGTGATGACGAAAACTTTGCATACGTTGCAGCCTGGGAATACAAAGGAAAACCAAGTGATGCCGTATTACACAAAGAACCTCTAATTTACGAAAACATTAAATTAGTACAGCGTAGTTACAAATAG
- a CDS encoding hydroxymethylglutaryl-CoA synthase family protein, which produces MKTGIDAISFDVANIHLPIKTLAVARNIEPEKLEKGLGLIKMTLPDVHQDAVVFGANALTKLILDHKINLNEISRIYVGTESAIDSSKPISSFLISLIEQKFGEDTLAECDVVDFTFACIGGVDALQNCIDFVKLNPAKKAIVVTTDFAKYDLNSTGEYTQGAGALAMLVTSNPRIIAFDNNWATSTKGVFDFFKPYRSISKEAITQNTNNDSWFDNLETEIEIHKDQPVFDGQYSNQCYMDRTRSAYFSFKKLKNTSKTLYNSWKSIIMHLPYSFQGRRMLSEIYALDHADKIIPEHMEPADYQTKIKEVAKSEEYRNFVSGKLQPAELASSLIGNLYTGSIFMGLLSTLAHYYDTKQEVAGTTFGFLAYGSGSKSKVFEGTIQPEWRSALALVKLFENLEESLEIGFETYESLHKKEQKESIRTPKNEWILDRIEKEIPNLIGARYYKWVD; this is translated from the coding sequence ATGAAAACAGGAATCGACGCTATTTCTTTTGATGTAGCCAACATACATTTGCCCATAAAAACTTTGGCTGTTGCCAGAAATATAGAACCTGAAAAATTAGAAAAAGGCCTCGGACTAATTAAAATGACTTTACCCGACGTTCATCAGGATGCGGTCGTTTTTGGAGCCAATGCTTTAACCAAACTTATTCTTGACCACAAAATCAATCTAAACGAAATTAGCCGGATCTATGTGGGTACCGAAAGTGCCATCGACAGTTCGAAACCCATTAGTTCTTTCTTAATTAGTTTGATAGAGCAAAAATTTGGCGAAGATACTTTGGCCGAATGTGATGTAGTCGATTTTACTTTTGCCTGTATTGGTGGTGTTGACGCTTTGCAGAACTGTATCGATTTTGTAAAACTGAATCCAGCCAAAAAAGCAATTGTCGTAACAACCGATTTTGCCAAATACGATTTAAACTCTACCGGAGAATATACACAAGGCGCCGGAGCATTAGCAATGTTAGTGACTTCAAACCCAAGAATCATTGCTTTTGACAACAATTGGGCGACAAGTACCAAAGGTGTTTTCGACTTTTTCAAACCCTACCGAAGCATTTCAAAAGAAGCGATCACACAAAATACAAACAACGATTCCTGGTTTGATAATTTAGAAACTGAAATCGAAATCCATAAAGACCAACCTGTTTTTGACGGTCAGTATTCGAATCAGTGTTATATGGATCGTACCCGATCGGCTTATTTTTCGTTCAAAAAACTAAAAAACACCTCCAAAACTTTATACAATTCCTGGAAAAGTATCATCATGCACCTTCCGTACTCTTTTCAGGGACGACGAATGCTGTCTGAAATTTATGCTTTAGATCATGCCGATAAAATTATTCCAGAGCATATGGAGCCAGCCGATTATCAAACTAAAATTAAAGAAGTTGCAAAATCGGAAGAATACAGAAATTTTGTAAGCGGGAAATTACAACCTGCTGAATTGGCTTCGTCTTTAATTGGAAACCTTTATACCGGCTCTATTTTTATGGGACTGCTATCAACTTTGGCGCATTATTATGACACCAAACAAGAAGTTGCCGGAACTACATTCGGATTCTTAGCTTACGGAAGCGGATCGAAATCAAAAGTTTTTGAAGGAACCATTCAACCGGAATGGCGATCGGCATTAGCCCTAGTCAAACTTTTTGAAAATCTGGAAGAAAGTCTTGAGATTGGCTTTGAAACTTACGAAAGCCTTCATAAAAAAGAACAAAAAGAAAGCATCAGAACCCCTAAAAACGAATGGATTTTGGATCGAATTGAAAAAGAGATTCCAAATTTGATTGGGGCTCGTTACTATAAATGGGTTGATTGA